Proteins encoded in a region of the Candidatus Binatia bacterium genome:
- a CDS encoding R3H domain-containing nucleic acid-binding protein, translating into MNDSDEIRVEGETFQDAVAAASAQLGLKTTELGIEIIDPGASAASSTGYRPVRIRAWRRDPESSADGLRKPAPGARRAPSDYDDGGRRSHHGPPRRPAPVNYGPPPPPMDPEKITPELVVMVRDLADGIMKHMEFPSTVEAEKTKHGIRVAIAAGDFDQYLIGPDGETLAALQHIIGRMIRAKMPDEAPPRLEVDVAGYRDRQIEALREMARGLIAEAKDSGEEVTTDPLPASERRIVHLEVAEVQGMETVTIGDGFYKRVVIRRASADAAAKGDR; encoded by the coding sequence AAGACCACGGAGCTGGGGATCGAGATCATCGATCCCGGCGCGTCGGCTGCCTCCAGCACGGGCTATCGCCCGGTGCGCATCCGCGCCTGGCGCCGCGATCCCGAGTCCTCGGCCGACGGGCTGCGCAAGCCCGCGCCCGGCGCGCGCCGCGCGCCGTCCGATTACGACGACGGCGGACGCCGGAGCCATCACGGTCCGCCGCGCCGCCCCGCTCCGGTCAACTACGGCCCGCCGCCGCCCCCGATGGATCCCGAGAAGATCACGCCCGAGCTGGTCGTGATGGTGCGCGACCTCGCGGACGGGATCATGAAGCACATGGAGTTTCCCTCGACGGTCGAGGCGGAGAAGACCAAGCACGGGATTCGCGTCGCGATCGCGGCGGGCGACTTTGATCAGTACCTGATCGGCCCCGATGGCGAGACGCTCGCCGCGCTGCAGCACATCATCGGCCGCATGATCCGCGCGAAGATGCCGGACGAGGCGCCGCCCCGGCTGGAAGTGGACGTCGCCGGCTACCGCGACCGCCAGATCGAGGCGCTTCGCGAGATGGCGCGGGGACTGATCGCCGAGGCGAAGGATTCGGGCGAGGAGGTCACGACCGACCCGCTCCCGGCCAGCGAACGGCGCATCGTGCACCTGGAAGTGGCCGAGGTCCAGGGAATGGAGACGGTCACGATCGGAGACGGCTTCTACAAGCGCGTCGTGATCCGGCGCGCCTCCGCGGACGCCGCCGCCAAGGGCGACCGGTGA